In the Novosphingobium sp. 9 genome, one interval contains:
- the gcvH gene encoding glycine cleavage system protein GcvH: MTRYFSEDHEWIEVEGDLGTVGITDYAQGQLGDITFVDLPEVGATFGKGDSVSVVDSVKAASDVYTPVSGSIAEVNEALADAPELVNTEAETGGWLFRITLSDTAELSGLMDETNYKAFVEAL; the protein is encoded by the coding sequence ATGACACGTTATTTTTCCGAAGACCATGAGTGGATCGAAGTCGAGGGCGACCTCGGCACCGTCGGCATCACCGACTATGCACAGGGCCAGCTTGGCGACATCACCTTCGTCGACCTGCCCGAAGTGGGCGCCACGTTCGGCAAGGGCGATTCCGTCTCGGTCGTCGATTCGGTGAAGGCCGCCAGCGATGTCTACACCCCGGTTTCGGGCAGCATCGCCGAAGTGAACGAGGCGCTCGCCGACGCTCCCGAGCTGGTGAACACCGAAGCCGAGACCGGCGGCTGGCTGTTCCGCATCACGCTGTCGGACACCGCCGAACTCTCGGGCCTGATGGACGAGACCAACTACAAGGCTTTCGTCGAAGCCCTCTGA
- the gcvPA gene encoding aminomethyl-transferring glycine dehydrogenase subunit GcvPA: MRYLPLTPADRAEMLGVIGAASVDDLFVDVPEEARLAGPISGLALHASELAVERHMSKLAAKNMSAGSVPFFLGAGAYRHHVPASVDHLIQRGEFLTAYTPYQPEIAQGTLQVLFEFQTQVARLFGTDIANASMYDGSTACWEAILMAARVTRKGRSVLSGGLHPHYGEVVRTMAKFTKDDIVSLAAELTAEPDDAALIAAIDDKTASVVVQYPDVLGRIPDLAAIAEAAHAKGALMIVVVTEPVALGMIEAPGNLGADIVVGEGQSIGVGLQFGGPYLGLFGCREKFVRQMPGRLCGETVDAEGKRGFVLTLSTREQHIRREKATSNICTNSGLCALAFSIHLTLLGGEGIAQLAAVNHDRAQAMVDALTQIPGVTCLNEAYFNEVTLVLPTDAREVVRQLADREVLGGVSLGRLFPDASGLHNGLLVTATETTTDEDIATLARELAAVLEGAAA, from the coding sequence TTGCGTTACCTCCCCCTGACACCCGCCGACCGGGCCGAGATGCTCGGCGTGATCGGCGCGGCCTCGGTCGACGATCTGTTCGTCGACGTTCCCGAGGAAGCCCGGCTTGCCGGCCCGATTTCCGGCCTTGCCCTCCACGCCAGCGAATTGGCGGTCGAGCGCCACATGTCGAAGCTCGCTGCCAAGAACATGAGCGCGGGCTCCGTGCCGTTCTTCCTGGGCGCAGGGGCGTACCGCCATCATGTGCCCGCCTCGGTCGATCACCTGATCCAGCGCGGCGAGTTCCTGACGGCCTACACGCCCTATCAGCCGGAAATTGCGCAAGGCACGCTGCAGGTCCTGTTCGAGTTCCAGACGCAAGTCGCGCGCCTGTTCGGCACCGACATCGCCAACGCCTCGATGTACGACGGTTCGACCGCGTGCTGGGAAGCCATCCTGATGGCGGCGCGCGTCACCCGCAAGGGCCGCAGCGTCCTGTCGGGCGGTCTGCACCCGCACTACGGCGAAGTCGTGCGCACGATGGCCAAGTTCACCAAGGACGACATCGTCTCGCTCGCCGCCGAACTGACCGCCGAGCCCGATGACGCCGCGCTGATCGCCGCGATCGACGACAAGACCGCCAGCGTCGTCGTCCAGTACCCGGACGTTCTTGGCCGCATCCCCGATCTCGCCGCGATTGCCGAAGCCGCGCACGCCAAGGGCGCGCTGATGATCGTGGTCGTGACCGAGCCGGTCGCGCTCGGCATGATCGAGGCACCCGGCAACCTCGGTGCCGATATCGTCGTGGGCGAGGGTCAGTCGATCGGCGTCGGCCTCCAGTTCGGCGGGCCGTACCTCGGCCTGTTCGGCTGCCGCGAAAAGTTCGTGCGCCAGATGCCGGGGCGTCTGTGTGGCGAGACCGTCGATGCCGAGGGCAAGCGCGGTTTCGTGCTCACGCTTTCCACGCGCGAGCAGCACATCCGCCGCGAGAAGGCGACGAGCAACATCTGCACCAACTCCGGCCTCTGCGCGCTGGCGTTCAGCATCCACCTGACGCTGCTGGGCGGCGAGGGCATTGCCCAGCTGGCGGCGGTCAACCATGACCGCGCACAGGCGATGGTCGACGCGCTCACGCAGATCCCCGGCGTCACCTGTCTGAACGAGGCGTACTTCAACGAAGTCACGCTCGTCCTGCCGACCGATGCCCGCGAAGTGGTCCGCCAGTTGGCCGACCGCGAGGTGCTGGGCGGCGTGTCGCTTGGCCGCCTGTTCCCCGACGCCTCGGGCCTGCACAACGGCCTGCTCGTCACCGCCACCGAAACCACCACCGACGAGGATATCGCGACGCTCGCGCGCGAACTCGCCGCCGTTCTCGAAGGAGCCGCCGCATGA